The following coding sequences are from one Streptomyces sp. NBC_01232 window:
- a CDS encoding ArsR/SmtB family transcription factor has protein sequence MLAELAFSVSDLAQMRFAVSPMWEVGPSYRLLASGAAPLVHRPWAEQVRPRLAAAGLDRGWLAELIPPSGYVPDFLNPAPTGPAPSLTEELARIRATPADRIRRELDRLAQEQGGHGPRSRTLYAEPQARVVRVAEEIETYWELALAPYWARIRAVLDADVFHRARQAAEHGAGRLFNDLHPSVSWDDSALRLSRRHRPLSRTTAGAGLLLIPSVFAWPVPFTRVTPPEPPQLAYPARGTGALWERRPVAGAEALAAVLGRSRTRLLTELESPASTTELARRTELSAAGVSQYLTALREAGLVSAHRAGRSVLYARTSVAESLLVAYTPGVERGRSQGGAP, from the coding sequence GTGCTGGCCGAGCTGGCGTTTTCCGTGAGCGATCTGGCGCAGATGCGTTTCGCCGTCTCGCCGATGTGGGAGGTCGGGCCCAGCTACCGGCTGCTGGCCTCCGGGGCCGCCCCCCTCGTGCACCGGCCATGGGCCGAGCAGGTACGACCGCGCCTGGCGGCCGCCGGCCTCGACCGGGGCTGGCTCGCCGAGCTGATCCCGCCCTCGGGGTACGTACCCGACTTCCTCAACCCGGCGCCCACCGGCCCGGCTCCGTCCCTGACCGAGGAACTGGCCAGGATCCGTGCCACACCCGCGGACCGGATCCGCCGGGAGCTCGACCGCCTGGCGCAGGAGCAGGGAGGGCACGGTCCGCGCAGCCGGACCCTGTACGCCGAGCCGCAGGCGCGCGTGGTCCGGGTCGCGGAGGAGATCGAGACCTACTGGGAGCTGGCCCTGGCGCCGTACTGGGCGCGGATCCGCGCGGTTCTCGACGCCGACGTCTTCCACCGGGCCCGGCAGGCCGCCGAGCACGGCGCGGGGCGCCTCTTCAACGACCTGCACCCCTCGGTGAGCTGGGACGACAGCGCGCTGCGGCTGTCGCGCCGGCACCGGCCCCTGTCCCGTACGACGGCGGGCGCCGGGCTGCTGCTGATCCCCTCGGTCTTCGCCTGGCCGGTTCCTTTCACGCGCGTGACGCCCCCGGAACCGCCCCAACTCGCCTATCCGGCGCGCGGCACCGGCGCACTGTGGGAACGCCGCCCCGTCGCCGGGGCCGAGGCCCTGGCCGCCGTACTCGGCCGCTCTCGCACCCGGCTGCTGACCGAGCTGGAATCCCCGGCCTCCACCACCGAACTGGCCCGCCGTACGGAACTCTCGGCCGCCGGGGTGTCCCAGTACCTCACCGCGCTGCGCGAAGCGGGTCTGGTCAGCGCCCACCGGGCCGGGCGCTCCGTGCTCTACGCCCGCACCTCCGTCGCCGAGTCCCTGCTCGTTGCCTACACTCCAGGCGTGGAGCGGGGACGATCACAGGGAGGGGCACCGTGA
- a CDS encoding NACHT domain-containing protein, which yields MTGLGGRRQGRVWLLVAAVCGVVAVASGGYVVRQLGHGGLEASDTAGLLAVALAVAAGLVAVAALRKQSQANTAAFADAGLVRGWAATLARQVEAGEGAVRRQLLGDDTRRINLAYRLQPGGARPARAPGVGRLFADGPGGPVLPDIAAYYRETRPERLVITGAAGAGKTVLALELLLALVEDRAEGDPVPVRIPLSRWDIERQTLPELLSERLVEAYDWPPAMAAGLVHHGMVLPVLDGLDEMDPAGPGSVPDAAPRTVAVVEALNAYQRGREAGPLILTCRTGHYDTLAPRTTVVDAARIAIEPVHATDAREYLAGRAFDEARWRPFLDHLAAEPTGMLATVLSTPWRLGLTATVYHRDDPAELLTLPHAHAVDSHLLARYVPAAIRTAPNPDQYTADEVHRWLHHLTTHLDPTGAAGGNRARAGGNSPTGATDLLLHELWPLAGRRRVITTDVLLSALAVLAVLPLAPYSVQQAVVAVLAVVAGAFAIPAGQPKRWDNRFWTLRKRGALVVGFAGAIALNASIPFAFLFVLQYLPRFEFPFYLVIHVLIALGQVFGTWIGLLAGIIGGLVFRTTRGLVFGSLTGIATGIAFGTLASLLFVVPVAIVSAITTGLIAGFTSGFAIWIAAGISREPGTGSGGRTAVASDARLGLAVGITAGFVLGTGFDASTGVPFGLAAGITAALAFGARASRRYLVFLVCARAKLPFRVGRFLDWAAGAGLLRYSGAGYQYRHRELQHWFRRNPLPPPVP from the coding sequence GTGACAGGACTCGGGGGGCGCCGGCAGGGGCGTGTGTGGCTGCTGGTGGCTGCGGTGTGTGGTGTGGTGGCGGTGGCGAGCGGCGGGTATGTGGTGCGGCAGCTGGGCCACGGTGGCCTGGAGGCATCCGATACCGCGGGGCTGCTGGCGGTTGCGCTGGCGGTGGCCGCGGGGTTGGTGGCGGTGGCGGCACTGCGGAAGCAGTCGCAGGCCAACACCGCCGCGTTCGCGGACGCGGGGCTCGTGCGGGGGTGGGCGGCGACGCTGGCGAGGCAGGTGGAGGCCGGTGAGGGCGCGGTGCGGCGGCAGCTGCTGGGGGACGACACCCGGCGTATCAACCTCGCCTACCGCCTTCAGCCGGGCGGGGCCCGGCCGGCGCGGGCGCCCGGGGTGGGGCGGTTGTTCGCGGACGGTCCGGGTGGGCCGGTGCTGCCGGACATCGCCGCCTACTACCGGGAGACCAGGCCGGAACGGCTGGTGATCACCGGAGCCGCCGGGGCCGGTAAGACCGTCCTGGCCCTGGAACTCCTCCTCGCGCTGGTCGAGGACCGTGCGGAGGGGGATCCGGTGCCGGTGCGGATACCTCTGTCCCGGTGGGACATCGAACGGCAGACCCTGCCCGAGCTGCTGAGTGAGCGGCTGGTGGAGGCGTACGACTGGCCGCCGGCGATGGCCGCCGGCCTGGTCCACCACGGCATGGTCCTCCCGGTTCTGGACGGTCTCGACGAAATGGATCCGGCGGGCCCCGGCAGCGTGCCGGACGCGGCGCCGCGAACCGTTGCCGTGGTGGAGGCTCTGAACGCGTATCAGCGGGGGCGGGAGGCGGGGCCGCTGATCCTGACCTGCCGCACCGGACACTACGACACCCTCGCGCCCCGCACCACGGTCGTCGACGCCGCACGCATCGCCATCGAACCCGTCCATGCGACCGACGCACGGGAGTACCTGGCAGGCCGCGCGTTCGACGAAGCACGATGGCGGCCGTTCCTCGACCACCTTGCCGCCGAACCCACCGGGATGCTCGCGACGGTGCTGTCCACCCCTTGGCGCCTCGGACTCACCGCCACCGTCTACCACCGGGACGACCCCGCCGAACTCCTCACCCTCCCCCACGCGCACGCGGTGGATTCACATCTTCTCGCCCGTTACGTCCCCGCTGCCATCCGGACCGCTCCCAACCCGGACCAGTACACGGCCGACGAGGTCCACCGCTGGCTCCACCACCTCACCACCCACCTCGACCCCACCGGCGCAGCAGGCGGAAACCGGGCCCGTGCGGGCGGAAACAGCCCGACAGGAGCCACGGACCTGCTCCTGCACGAACTGTGGCCACTCGCCGGACGCCGACGGGTCATCACCACGGATGTGCTTCTCAGCGCACTCGCGGTCCTCGCAGTCCTGCCCCTCGCCCCGTACTCCGTGCAGCAGGCTGTCGTGGCGGTGCTCGCAGTGGTGGCGGGAGCATTCGCCATTCCGGCCGGCCAGCCCAAACGCTGGGACAACCGGTTCTGGACCCTTCGGAAGCGCGGGGCCCTCGTGGTCGGTTTCGCCGGTGCCATCGCTCTCAATGCCAGCATCCCGTTCGCGTTCTTGTTCGTGCTCCAATATTTGCCCAGGTTCGAGTTCCCGTTCTACTTGGTGATCCACGTTCTCATCGCGCTGGGGCAAGTGTTCGGCACCTGGATCGGGCTCTTGGCGGGGATCATCGGCGGGCTCGTATTCCGGACCACGCGGGGACTTGTGTTCGGGAGTCTGACGGGAATCGCGACGGGGATCGCCTTCGGGACCCTGGCATCGTTGTTGTTCGTCGTCCCGGTTGCGATCGTGTCCGCAATCACGACCGGGCTCATCGCCGGCTTCACCAGCGGGTTCGCCATCTGGATCGCAGCCGGTATCTCGCGGGAGCCCGGCACGGGTAGCGGGGGACGGACCGCCGTCGCGAGCGATGCCCGTCTCGGGCTCGCAGTCGGGATCACGGCCGGCTTCGTGCTCGGGACGGGGTTCGATGCCTCGACCGGGGTGCCGTTCGGACTCGCAGCCGGAATCACAGCGGCGCTTGCCTTCGGCGCCCGGGCTTCCCGGCGGTATCTGGTGTTCCTGGTGTGTGCGCGGGCGAAGCTACCGTTCCGGGTCGGACGGTTCCTGGACTGGGCGGCGGGGGCAGGGCTGCTGCGGTACAGCGGGGCGGGGTACCAGTACCGGCACCGCGAACTCCAGCACTGGTTCCGGCGCAACCCGCTCCCTCCCCCCGTGCCCTGA
- a CDS encoding helix-turn-helix transcriptional regulator, whose protein sequence is MRADRLVATLLFLQERGRVTVAEVAAELEVSERTARRDLEALAASGIPVYSQRGRGGGWSLVGGARTNLTGLTADEIRALFLVAGPLSATPELRTTVRKLVQALPSTLRAQAQAATRAGVVDATDWSRNAVTADAAHRSALQGAVVDGIRVRLGYAGVGKPAGERTVDPLGLVAKAGVDYLVAGTDKGLRTFRLSRVTSVEPTGEPVVRPPDFDLATAWRTLSGAFQDGMYAVTARARVRPDTLALLQRFLGGRVRVGGQLPDGWTEVWVDGPAAKAVAGHLAGLGARVEVLEPPEVRQWLARIAAELTGLYAGEELQAPHGQ, encoded by the coding sequence ATGAGAGCCGACCGGCTGGTGGCAACCCTGCTCTTCCTCCAAGAACGAGGCCGCGTCACCGTCGCCGAAGTGGCCGCCGAGCTGGAGGTGTCCGAGCGCACCGCGCGCCGAGATCTGGAGGCTTTGGCCGCGTCCGGCATCCCGGTCTACTCGCAGCGCGGCCGCGGCGGCGGCTGGTCCCTCGTCGGCGGGGCCCGTACCAACCTCACCGGGCTGACCGCCGACGAGATCCGGGCGCTCTTCCTCGTCGCCGGACCCCTGTCGGCCACCCCCGAACTGCGCACCACGGTGCGCAAGCTGGTCCAGGCCCTGCCGTCGACCTTGCGGGCGCAGGCCCAGGCCGCGACCCGCGCAGGGGTCGTCGACGCCACGGACTGGTCCCGCAACGCCGTCACCGCCGATGCCGCCCACCGCTCCGCGCTCCAGGGCGCCGTCGTGGACGGGATCCGCGTCCGCCTCGGGTACGCGGGCGTCGGCAAACCAGCCGGCGAACGCACCGTCGACCCCCTCGGACTCGTGGCCAAGGCGGGGGTGGACTACCTGGTCGCCGGTACGGACAAGGGCCTGCGCACCTTCCGGCTCAGCCGGGTCACCTCCGTCGAGCCGACCGGCGAACCGGTGGTCCGGCCGCCCGACTTCGACCTCGCCACGGCGTGGCGGACACTGTCCGGAGCCTTCCAGGACGGCATGTACGCGGTGACCGCGCGGGCCCGGGTCCGCCCTGACACGCTGGCCCTGCTGCAACGGTTCCTCGGCGGCCGCGTGCGCGTCGGCGGTCAGCTGCCCGACGGCTGGACCGAGGTGTGGGTCGACGGCCCGGCCGCCAAGGCCGTCGCAGGGCATCTGGCCGGGCTGGGAGCGCGGGTCGAGGTACTGGAGCCGCCGGAGGTAAGGCAGTGGCTGGCTCGGATCGCCGCCGAACTCACGGGGCTGTACGCGGGGGAAGAACTGCAAGCACCGCACGGTCAGTAG
- a CDS encoding TIGR03086 family metal-binding protein, protein MNKTEQLIETPSDATVTVAAPISFDPRTDLAAAVDLAGRTLAAVRPEQYDAPTPCEEFDVRRLSSHLVAVVRRISVIGRGEDPFSVPSFADEIADGAWAAAWVPGAREVAEVWADPGILGRQLILPMGVLPGAAAAAVYTHELTVHTWDLARATGQEPDWDPALIERVIGVVRRALPAETRGGRIPFAQVVAVDPEAPAIDRLVAWAGRRP, encoded by the coding sequence ATGAACAAGACCGAGCAGCTCATCGAGACCCCGTCCGACGCCACCGTTACCGTCGCCGCCCCCATCTCCTTCGATCCGCGGACCGACCTCGCCGCGGCCGTCGACCTGGCGGGACGTACGCTGGCCGCCGTCCGGCCCGAGCAGTACGACGCCCCGACCCCCTGCGAGGAGTTCGACGTACGGCGACTGTCGAGCCACCTCGTCGCGGTCGTCCGGCGGATCTCGGTGATCGGGCGCGGCGAGGACCCGTTCAGTGTCCCGTCCTTCGCCGACGAGATCGCCGACGGCGCATGGGCGGCGGCCTGGGTGCCGGGGGCCCGTGAGGTCGCCGAGGTGTGGGCGGATCCCGGCATCCTCGGCCGGCAGCTGATCCTGCCGATGGGTGTCCTGCCCGGCGCGGCCGCCGCGGCCGTCTACACCCACGAACTCACTGTGCACACCTGGGACCTGGCCAGGGCGACCGGACAGGAGCCGGACTGGGACCCGGCCCTCATCGAGCGTGTGATCGGCGTCGTACGTCGCGCACTGCCGGCCGAAACCCGCGGCGGGCGGATCCCCTTCGCGCAAGTGGTGGCCGTGGACCCCGAGGCGCCGGCCATCGACCGGCTGGTGGCCTGGGCCGGACGCCGGCCCTGA
- a CDS encoding SRPBCC family protein has protein sequence MSERRWSLEEHIVVDAAPAHVHRMVSDLRNMGRWSPECRRVWGAGPPARPGSRFVGLNRRGPFVWFTTGRIKAVRAPATAPEAATAAKAAAATDGSGEFTFDVGIFGLPIARWGYRFEPEGEGTRVTETWQDLRTGRGSRLTVLLGTVFAGTAPDRRIAVNRAGMRTTLARLAAACGGVTQPRP, from the coding sequence GTGAGCGAGCGCCGGTGGAGCCTGGAGGAACACATCGTGGTGGACGCGGCACCCGCGCACGTCCACCGGATGGTGTCCGACCTGCGGAACATGGGCCGTTGGAGCCCGGAGTGCCGCCGCGTCTGGGGCGCCGGGCCACCGGCCCGACCCGGCAGCCGCTTCGTGGGGCTGAACCGCAGGGGCCCGTTCGTATGGTTCACGACGGGCCGGATCAAGGCGGTGCGCGCACCGGCGACGGCACCCGAGGCTGCGACGGCGGCCAAGGCTGCGGCTGCGACGGACGGGTCGGGCGAGTTCACCTTCGACGTCGGGATCTTCGGGCTGCCGATCGCGCGCTGGGGCTACCGCTTCGAACCGGAGGGCGAGGGCACGCGCGTCACGGAGACCTGGCAGGACCTGCGGACCGGCCGCGGTTCGCGCCTGACCGTGCTGCTCGGCACGGTGTTCGCCGGCACCGCCCCGGATCGCCGCATCGCGGTCAACCGTGCCGGGATGCGCACGACCCTGGCCCGCCTGGCGGCCGCCTGCGGCGGGGTCACGCAGCCCCGTCCTTGA
- a CDS encoding DUF5959 family protein, with translation MNLIDLSDADGNRCIVRVTGRYQPGVPTGHDILQADVLVSASFVDARLELYILQQDLDDWRNDLIELAPGGGATIGGDRGLSLDFFMFDHRTLSLSLRDPDRMTVALAIAPEEGWIDDHHRRLDQVRATWPSEVVMTATGTYAWRSGRRD, from the coding sequence GTGAACCTGATCGATCTGAGCGACGCGGACGGCAACCGCTGCATCGTCCGCGTGACGGGCCGCTATCAGCCCGGAGTGCCGACGGGGCATGACATTCTGCAAGCCGATGTCCTGGTCTCCGCGAGCTTCGTCGATGCCAGACTTGAGCTCTACATACTCCAGCAGGACCTCGACGACTGGCGGAACGACCTGATCGAGCTCGCACCGGGCGGGGGCGCAACCATCGGGGGCGACCGCGGGCTGAGTCTCGACTTCTTCATGTTCGATCACCGCACGTTGTCGTTGTCGCTCCGGGACCCCGACCGCATGACTGTCGCACTGGCGATCGCACCGGAAGAGGGCTGGATCGATGACCACCATCGACGACTTGACCAGGTTCGAGCGACGTGGCCCAGCGAAGTCGTGATGACCGCTACCGGGACCTACGCATGGAGGTCCGGCCGCAGGGACTGA
- a CDS encoding NADPH-dependent FMN reductase translates to MRVLVLSGSSRTGSVNARLASLVADLVTRAGATAQSATLGDFPMPPYDGDAEADEGLPEAALALCGRIEAAQALVIASPEYNASVPGVLKNAIDWVSRYRPQPFKDKQALLVSASPSMVGGNRGLWALRVPLEHLGARVYPDMFSLANAHHAFTEDGALSDRGLGERLTATIGSFLDLVEADTRYLCLQRRWYEFLGDRTDAPVTSRAQD, encoded by the coding sequence CTGCGCGTCCTCGTCCTGTCCGGGTCCTCCCGCACCGGGTCGGTCAACGCCCGCCTCGCCTCCCTGGTCGCCGACCTGGTGACCCGGGCCGGCGCCACCGCGCAGTCCGCGACGCTCGGCGACTTCCCCATGCCGCCGTACGACGGGGACGCGGAGGCCGACGAGGGCCTGCCGGAGGCGGCCCTCGCCCTGTGCGGGCGGATCGAGGCCGCGCAGGCGCTGGTCATCGCCTCGCCCGAGTACAACGCCTCCGTCCCGGGCGTACTGAAGAACGCCATCGACTGGGTCTCGCGCTACCGCCCGCAGCCGTTCAAGGACAAGCAGGCCCTGCTGGTCTCGGCCTCGCCCTCGATGGTCGGGGGCAACCGCGGCCTGTGGGCCCTGCGCGTACCGCTGGAACACCTCGGGGCGCGCGTCTACCCCGACATGTTCAGCCTCGCCAACGCGCACCACGCCTTCACCGAGGACGGCGCGCTCTCCGACCGGGGTCTCGGCGAGCGCCTCACCGCGACGATCGGCTCCTTCCTCGATCTCGTCGAGGCCGACACCCGCTACCTCTGCCTCCAGCGCCGCTGGTACGAGTTCCTGGGCGACCGCACCGACGCCCCCGTCACCTCACGCGCCCAGGACTGA
- a CDS encoding class I SAM-dependent methyltransferase, translating into MNAQETYDEIGEAFEGFKALPLARYVEAPSFLGMVGDVAGKTVIDLACGTGFYSRELKRRGAADVFGVDISGEMIRAAEGIEQAAPLNVRYAVGDVADLSPVGERFDVATAVMLLNYAETVDQFELVCRRVHDSLKSGGELYMLHQTPDYDFSGPSPRPYGFLTELTGEQSGTGPRVRITALLEGAPISFTSGLARREVFETSLAKAGFSEITWVPTEVSPAGIAAYGDEFWADYRANPAFEMLRCRA; encoded by the coding sequence ATGAACGCGCAGGAAACGTACGACGAGATCGGTGAGGCGTTCGAGGGCTTCAAGGCTCTGCCGCTGGCCAGGTACGTGGAAGCGCCCAGCTTCCTCGGCATGGTCGGGGACGTCGCGGGCAAGACCGTGATCGACCTGGCCTGCGGCACCGGCTTCTACAGCCGTGAACTGAAGCGGCGCGGTGCTGCGGACGTGTTCGGCGTCGACATCTCCGGCGAGATGATCCGCGCCGCGGAAGGCATCGAACAGGCGGCGCCCCTGAACGTGCGCTACGCGGTCGGTGATGTGGCCGACCTGTCGCCGGTGGGGGAGCGGTTCGACGTGGCGACCGCGGTGATGCTGCTCAACTATGCGGAGACGGTGGACCAGTTCGAGTTGGTGTGCCGCAGGGTGCACGACAGCCTGAAGAGCGGCGGTGAGCTCTACATGCTCCACCAGACGCCGGACTACGACTTTTCCGGGCCGTCGCCGCGGCCGTACGGGTTCCTCACCGAGCTGACGGGCGAACAGAGCGGCACCGGGCCCCGGGTGAGGATCACCGCGCTGCTGGAGGGCGCCCCGATATCGTTCACCTCCGGCCTCGCGCGCCGCGAGGTGTTCGAAACCAGCCTGGCCAAGGCGGGGTTCAGCGAGATCACATGGGTGCCGACCGAGGTGTCGCCCGCCGGAATCGCTGCCTACGGTGACGAGTTCTGGGCGGACTACCGGGCCAACCCGGCGTTCGAGATGCTGCGCTGCCGCGCCTGA
- a CDS encoding MurR/RpiR family transcriptional regulator, producing MSSGQQARAQAAAITRGSQSSEEVRPPADRLLALFDGRRLSPGQRRIAQYLIDHLTEAAFLSITELAERVGVSQPSVTRFAASLGFSGYPALRDVLQPIALSAIAGAPDTRAQIRRNELQEAVDAEIENLENVRRLLADTDQVLDIGRELAASVPLTILGLRISVSLAEYFAYAARRIHPDVRLVTRGGSVAFDALLQSRAAGGTWVLAFAMPRHAKETLAAIRAARSTGLRVVLITDPTLGPLVDEADVALTAGTGSRLVFDSYAAPGMLSAALLQAMADADPERTQARLESYEHVADQHGFFL from the coding sequence GTGTCATCGGGGCAGCAGGCCCGCGCACAAGCGGCTGCGATCACACGCGGGAGTCAGTCGTCCGAAGAGGTCCGCCCTCCGGCCGACCGGCTCCTCGCGCTCTTCGACGGCCGCCGCCTGTCACCGGGCCAGCGCCGCATCGCCCAGTACCTGATCGACCACCTCACCGAGGCCGCGTTCCTCTCGATCACCGAACTCGCCGAGCGCGTGGGTGTCAGCCAGCCCTCCGTGACCCGCTTCGCCGCCTCCCTCGGCTTCAGCGGCTACCCCGCCCTGCGCGACGTGCTGCAGCCCATCGCGCTCAGCGCGATCGCCGGAGCTCCGGACACCCGTGCGCAGATCCGCCGCAACGAGCTGCAGGAGGCCGTCGACGCCGAGATCGAGAACCTGGAGAACGTACGCAGGCTGCTCGCCGACACCGACCAGGTGCTGGACATCGGCCGTGAGCTGGCCGCCTCGGTGCCGCTGACCATCCTGGGCCTGCGCATCTCGGTCTCGCTCGCGGAGTACTTCGCGTACGCGGCCCGGCGCATCCACCCCGACGTACGCCTCGTGACCCGAGGCGGCAGCGTCGCCTTCGACGCGCTGCTGCAGTCCAGGGCAGCCGGCGGGACCTGGGTGCTGGCCTTCGCCATGCCGCGGCACGCCAAGGAGACGCTGGCCGCCATCCGCGCCGCCCGGAGTACGGGGCTGCGCGTGGTCCTGATCACGGATCCGACCCTGGGGCCGCTGGTGGACGAGGCGGACGTGGCGCTGACGGCGGGGACCGGGTCCCGGCTGGTTTTCGACTCGTACGCGGCCCCTGGGATGCTGTCCGCGGCCCTGCTGCAAGCGATGGCCGACGCGGACCCGGAGCGGACCCAGGCACGTCTGGAGAGCTACGAGCACGTGGCCGACCAGCACGGCTTCTTCCTTTAG
- a CDS encoding oxidoreductase, with protein MTSQTPARTAARTTTTSAAGAAAAAGTWRLGDLEVNRIGFGAMRLAQTGEAFADADDAVSRDRSQAIGVLRRAVELGVNHIDTAAFYFSPLRSANELINTALAPYPEDLVIATKVGPGRDPSGAWTEHATPEQLRGQVEENLRQLGRDHLDVVNLRVVGTDSIAERFGALAELRDAGLIRHLGVSNVTPEHLVEARAIAPVVCVQNMYGIGVRPEHDAFVRTCGEQGIAFVPFYSIAGTGRQAGASGAESAQLHAVARAHGASPAQVRLAWTLQRGPHVLAIAGTGDPDHLDENVAAGALRLSEEDLAVLEALHHG; from the coding sequence ATGACGTCACAGACACCGGCACGAACAGCAGCACGGACAACGACAACAAGCGCGGCTGGGGCCGCAGCCGCGGCGGGCACGTGGCGCCTCGGCGACCTGGAGGTCAACCGGATCGGCTTCGGCGCGATGCGCCTGGCGCAGACCGGGGAGGCGTTCGCGGACGCGGACGACGCCGTGTCCAGGGACCGCAGCCAGGCGATCGGGGTACTGCGCCGGGCGGTCGAGCTCGGCGTGAACCACATCGACACCGCCGCGTTCTACTTCTCGCCGCTGCGCTCCGCCAACGAGCTGATCAACACGGCGCTGGCCCCCTACCCGGAGGACCTCGTGATCGCCACGAAGGTCGGGCCGGGCCGCGACCCGTCCGGGGCGTGGACCGAGCACGCCACCCCCGAACAGCTGCGCGGCCAGGTCGAGGAGAACCTGCGCCAGCTCGGCCGGGACCACCTCGACGTGGTGAACCTGCGCGTCGTCGGCACCGATTCCATCGCCGAGCGCTTCGGCGCGCTGGCCGAGCTCCGCGACGCCGGACTCATCCGCCACCTGGGCGTCTCCAACGTCACCCCCGAGCACCTCGTCGAGGCCCGGGCCATCGCGCCGGTGGTCTGCGTGCAGAACATGTACGGGATCGGGGTGCGCCCCGAGCACGACGCGTTCGTGCGGACCTGCGGCGAGCAGGGAATCGCGTTCGTACCCTTCTACTCCATCGCCGGCACAGGGCGGCAGGCGGGCGCGAGCGGCGCCGAGAGCGCGCAGTTGCACGCCGTCGCGCGGGCGCACGGCGCGAGCCCTGCGCAGGTCCGGCTGGCGTGGACGCTCCAGCGGGGGCCGCACGTACTGGCCATTGCGGGCACGGGCGATCCGGACCACCTGGACGAGAACGTGGCGGCAGGCGCGCTGCGGCTGTCCGAGGAGGATCTGGCCGTCCTGGAGGCCCTGCACCACGGCTGA
- a CDS encoding toxin Doc → MELHIDHRWLLERQEALFKDVAVADHSALVAAVARHRVNTPSLEVDAPDAYWRAAALLDAIVLLRPLPDSNEYFAYGVAVAYIEASGEAVDATYEQWRDLITDIRTLRATVFEVAARLRSWQPTQRTR, encoded by the coding sequence GTGGAACTGCACATCGATCACCGCTGGCTGCTGGAGCGGCAGGAGGCACTGTTCAAGGACGTGGCGGTGGCCGACCACTCCGCCCTGGTCGCCGCCGTGGCCCGGCACCGGGTGAACACGCCCAGTCTGGAAGTGGACGCCCCCGACGCCTACTGGCGTGCGGCCGCGCTGCTCGACGCGATCGTGCTGCTCCGGCCGCTCCCGGACTCCAACGAATACTTCGCCTACGGGGTCGCCGTCGCCTACATCGAGGCCTCCGGCGAGGCGGTGGACGCCACCTACGAGCAGTGGCGCGACCTCATCACCGACATCCGCACACTGCGCGCCACCGTCTTCGAGGTGGCCGCCCGGCTCCGCTCCTGGCAGCCCACTCAGCGCACCCGCTAG
- a CDS encoding SHOCT domain-containing protein encodes MDTFTTLAHDGPGPWILFLPLIWAAVVVSVITVLRRTVWRGRRGAVSHGERSPIAILGRRFAAGEIDEDEYWRRLSVLDEQFGRSLKDGAA; translated from the coding sequence ATGGATACCTTCACCACTCTGGCCCACGACGGGCCCGGCCCCTGGATCCTGTTCCTTCCGCTGATCTGGGCGGCGGTCGTCGTCTCTGTCATCACCGTGCTGCGCCGAACCGTGTGGCGCGGGCGCCGCGGGGCCGTCTCCCATGGTGAGCGGTCGCCGATCGCGATCCTCGGGAGGCGGTTCGCCGCCGGGGAGATCGACGAGGACGAGTACTGGCGGCGGCTGTCCGTCCTCGACGAGCAGTTCGGCCGGTCCCTCAAGGACGGGGCTGCGTGA
- a CDS encoding VOC family protein, which produces MAKEFQVTYDCADPGALAAFWAQALGYRIPPPPEGFPDWTAALTAWGVPPERHNDRSAITDPDGKGPRVFFQKVPEGKTVKNRLHLDVRAAPGLKGDERMAALEEEATRLERLGAKRLYRLEPDGVDEGIIVMADPEGNEFCLD; this is translated from the coding sequence ATGGCCAAGGAATTCCAAGTGACGTACGACTGCGCCGATCCGGGCGCGCTGGCGGCGTTCTGGGCCCAGGCGCTGGGCTATCGCATCCCGCCGCCGCCCGAGGGTTTCCCCGACTGGACGGCTGCGCTGACGGCGTGGGGCGTGCCGCCCGAACGGCACAACGACCGGTCGGCCATCACGGATCCGGACGGCAAGGGGCCGCGCGTGTTCTTCCAGAAGGTCCCGGAGGGCAAGACGGTGAAGAACCGCCTGCACCTGGACGTTCGGGCGGCGCCCGGTCTCAAGGGGGACGAGCGGATGGCCGCGCTGGAGGAGGAGGCCACCAGGCTGGAGCGGCTGGGAGCGAAGCGGCTGTACCGACTCGAGCCCGATGGCGTGGACGAGGGGATCATCGTGATGGCCGACCCGGAGGGGAACGAGTTCTGCCTGGACTGA